A genomic region of Trifolium pratense cultivar HEN17-A07 linkage group LG3, ARS_RC_1.1, whole genome shotgun sequence contains the following coding sequences:
- the LOC123915461 gene encoding RHOMBOID-like protein 1, which translates to MVINVVATIVQNGDNFANIGGSIFGLGFGFIILSRPPVNRLRCTAVLVVVIVGLLAGIVMLLKGVNFNEYCSNSNSWCHFLDCIPLPGLPCKYRGNECESTDMGSVLSLTCKGSGRTGLFPLVNGKPPKTIEELCYRLCHRL; encoded by the exons ATGGTAATCAATGTTGTCGCCACTATCGTTCAGAATGGTGACAACTTTGCGAACATAGGAGGGTCAATATTCGGGCTAGGATTCGGCTTTATCATTTTAAGTCGACCCCCGGTGAACAGACTACGTTGCACCGCTGTTTTGGTCGTAGTTATTGTCGG ATTGTTGGCTGGGATAGTGATGCTACTGAAAGGGGTCAATTTCAACGAATACTGTTCGAATTCGAATTCGTGGTGTCATTTTCTGGACTGCATTCCACTCCCGGGTTTGCCTTGCAAGTACCGAGGAAATGAGTGTGAG AGCACTGATATGGGAAGCGTTTTGTCTTTGACCTGTAAAGGTAGTGGAAGGACGGGTCTTTTTCCTCTTGTAAATGGTAAGCCGCCAAAGACAATTGAGGAATTATGCTATCGCCTTTGCCATCGACTTTGA